A window of the Blastopirellula sediminis genome harbors these coding sequences:
- a CDS encoding zinc-binding dehydrogenase → MKSAAVVNFAPEKGAVEIREIEKPEIGAEDVLLEVANVGVCGSDLHQWTADHSWPVNYPVVLGHEFGGHIVEVGSAVEGWREGDRVVSETAAIISPQNPMTRRGLYNLDPTRKGFGYGVNGAMTKYVRVPSRILHSVPDSLPFEHACLTEPCCVAYNAVVRNARIEPGDRVVVLGPGTIGILCAAMARLCGAQVAIVGLEADRERLAIAERSYGCEAIIGDVSGWARERDGLGCDGVIDAAGASATLKIALEVVRPAGWISKVGWGPQPLGFNLDPLVQKNVTLQGSFSHNWPIWERVLALLSSGQLDVSPIIGGVWPLDQWHEAFEKMHHGDVVKSVLKPV, encoded by the coding sequence ATGAAATCCGCCGCCGTCGTCAATTTCGCTCCGGAAAAGGGAGCGGTCGAAATTCGCGAAATCGAAAAGCCTGAGATCGGCGCCGAAGACGTTCTGCTGGAAGTGGCGAACGTCGGCGTCTGCGGGAGCGATTTGCACCAATGGACCGCCGATCATTCGTGGCCGGTCAACTATCCCGTCGTGCTGGGGCACGAGTTTGGAGGTCATATCGTCGAGGTCGGCTCGGCGGTCGAAGGTTGGCGGGAAGGAGATCGGGTCGTCAGCGAGACTGCCGCGATCATCAGCCCCCAAAATCCGATGACCCGCCGCGGGCTGTATAACCTCGATCCGACTCGCAAAGGGTTCGGCTATGGGGTCAATGGCGCGATGACCAAGTACGTGCGGGTACCGTCGCGCATTTTGCATTCGGTTCCTGATTCGCTGCCGTTTGAGCATGCTTGTCTGACGGAACCATGCTGCGTCGCTTACAACGCGGTGGTACGCAACGCGCGAATCGAACCTGGCGATCGGGTCGTCGTGCTGGGACCGGGGACGATCGGCATTCTGTGCGCCGCGATGGCGCGACTTTGCGGCGCGCAAGTCGCGATCGTCGGACTGGAAGCGGACCGAGAACGCCTGGCGATCGCCGAGCGCAGCTACGGTTGCGAAGCGATTATCGGCGACGTCAGCGGTTGGGCGCGTGAGCGTGACGGTCTTGGTTGCGACGGCGTGATCGACGCCGCTGGCGCCAGTGCGACGTTGAAGATCGCGCTCGAAGTCGTCCGGCCAGCCGGCTGGATCAGCAAAGTCGGTTGGGGACCGCAGCCGCTTGGTTTTAATCTCGATCCGTTGGTGCAGAAGAACGTCACGCTGCAGGGAAGCTTCAGCCACAACTGGCCAATTTGGGAACGCGTGCTGGCGCTGCTTTCCAGCGGCCAATTGGACGTCAGCCCGATCATCGGCGGCGTTTGGCCGCTCGATCAATGGCACGAAGCGTTTGAAAAAATGCATCATGGCGATGTGGTGAAGTCGGTCCTGAAGCCGGTGTGA
- a CDS encoding SDR family NAD(P)-dependent oxidoreductase — protein sequence MRLLDKVVIITGGCTGIGKRIAQRAVAEGASVVINGLQQELGDKLLAELGQDRAALHIENITQEGCPDRLVALAISKFGKLDGVVNNAALIAPGDISTTSADFFRMMLEVNTLAPFRLIQAALPQLKATQGSVLNIGSVNAYCGEPNLLPYSVSKGALMTMTRNLGDALLRTDGVRVNQINPGWTLTEAEQERKEAEGLGDDWSAGLPNLLAPTGRILWPEEIAAAAVYWLSDESRAISGQVLDLEQYPIIGRNPPKDRISIPAAR from the coding sequence ATGCGACTCTTGGACAAAGTTGTCATCATCACCGGCGGATGCACCGGAATCGGCAAACGAATCGCCCAGCGCGCCGTCGCTGAAGGCGCGTCGGTCGTGATCAACGGTTTGCAGCAAGAACTGGGCGACAAGCTGTTGGCCGAGCTCGGCCAAGACCGCGCGGCGCTACATATTGAAAACATCACGCAGGAAGGGTGTCCCGATCGGCTGGTCGCCTTGGCTATCTCGAAATTCGGTAAGCTCGACGGCGTAGTGAACAACGCCGCGCTGATCGCCCCCGGCGACATTAGCACGACCAGCGCCGATTTTTTTCGGATGATGCTGGAAGTGAACACGTTGGCCCCGTTCCGTTTGATTCAAGCGGCGCTTCCTCAGCTCAAAGCGACGCAAGGTTCGGTTCTGAATATCGGCAGCGTCAACGCCTATTGCGGCGAGCCCAATCTGCTTCCGTACAGCGTTTCCAAAGGAGCGCTGATGACGATGACGCGGAACTTGGGGGACGCGCTGCTGCGAACCGACGGAGTCCGCGTCAATCAAATCAATCCTGGCTGGACCTTGACCGAAGCGGAACAGGAGCGGAAGGAGGCGGAAGGTCTGGGAGACGACTGGTCGGCTGGATTGCCGAATTTGTTGGCGCCAACTGGCCGGATACTCTGGCCCGAAGAGATCGCCGCGGCGGCCGTCTATTGGCTGTCGGACGAAAGCCGTGCGATCAGCGGGCAAGTGCTCGACCTCGAGCAATATCCGATCATCGGACGCAATCCACCAAAAGACCGCATCTCGATTCCTGCCGCACGGTAG
- a CDS encoding sugar phosphate isomerase/epimerase family protein encodes MPQLAAFPKAYMQALVKDGTMTLAEWFALATTLDIDGLEFYAGFIEVADPANWPVLRRQVEDLGMTIPMLCCSPDFTHPDAAFREAEIAKQKSWIDMTYALGGNYCRVLSGQRRPELTMDEGVKLAADSIYACLPYAEERNVTLILENHYKDDFWEYPEFAQKMEVFCQLVDAIDHPNFGVNYDPSNAYLAGDDPIELLKRVSDRVVTMHASDRYLLSGTLEDLRREEGGSVGYAKRLSHGEIGKGLNDYDAIFSELRSKGFDSWISIEDGVDGIDQLRRSADFLRMKIAQHWA; translated from the coding sequence ATGCCCCAACTCGCCGCGTTTCCAAAAGCGTACATGCAGGCCCTCGTCAAAGATGGCACGATGACTTTGGCCGAGTGGTTCGCTCTGGCGACTACCCTCGATATCGACGGACTGGAGTTCTACGCCGGATTCATCGAAGTCGCCGATCCTGCCAATTGGCCGGTGCTGCGCCGTCAGGTGGAAGACCTGGGAATGACGATCCCGATGCTCTGCTGTTCGCCCGATTTTACGCATCCCGACGCCGCCTTTCGTGAAGCGGAAATCGCGAAGCAAAAGAGTTGGATCGATATGACGTATGCGCTCGGCGGAAATTACTGCCGGGTGCTCAGCGGCCAGCGCCGTCCTGAGCTGACAATGGACGAAGGGGTGAAGCTGGCCGCCGATAGCATCTATGCCTGTTTGCCGTACGCCGAGGAGCGGAACGTTACGCTGATATTGGAAAACCATTACAAGGACGACTTTTGGGAATACCCGGAGTTCGCCCAGAAAATGGAGGTCTTCTGCCAACTGGTCGACGCGATCGATCATCCGAATTTTGGGGTGAACTATGATCCGAGCAACGCCTATCTGGCCGGGGACGATCCAATCGAACTCTTGAAGCGGGTATCTGACCGCGTCGTCACGATGCATGCCAGCGATCGCTACCTGCTGAGCGGAACGTTGGAAGACCTGCGCCGCGAAGAAGGAGGCTCGGTCGGTTACGCCAAGCGACTATCGCATGGCGAGATCGGCAAAGGGCTCAACGACTACGACGCAATCTTTAGCGAGCTGCGCAGCAAAGGCTTTGATAGCTGGATCAGCATCGAGGACGGGGTCGACGGGATTGATCAGCTTCGCCGTAGCGCCGATTTTCTCCGGATGAAGATCGCTCAGCACTGGGCGTAA
- a CDS encoding orotidine 5'-phosphate decarboxylase / HUMPS family protein: MRPIVQISLDLTNIDEALETAELAMRAGVDWLEAGTPLILAEGLHGVRALRAAFPKTPIVADLKTMDGGYLEAEMMAKAGATHVVVMARAHEETIRCVVKAGADFGCQVMGDNMVCEDMVAGAKWLEDLGCDYVIHHIGYDERRGIAARGLRMPSPLDQLREVVNAVKIPVQAVGGLSLEQAIACPSYGAPLVVLGAPLTIDADAFKTADGNLEASLKLICDAIHAHEDV; this comes from the coding sequence ATGCGTCCGATTGTGCAAATCTCGCTTGACCTCACGAATATCGATGAGGCCCTGGAAACGGCGGAGCTGGCGATGCGAGCCGGCGTCGATTGGCTCGAGGCCGGAACTCCCCTCATTTTGGCCGAAGGGCTGCACGGGGTCCGTGCGCTCCGGGCCGCATTTCCCAAGACTCCGATCGTCGCCGACCTGAAGACGATGGACGGCGGCTATCTGGAAGCGGAAATGATGGCGAAAGCCGGTGCAACGCACGTCGTGGTGATGGCCCGCGCTCACGAAGAGACGATCCGCTGCGTCGTCAAAGCGGGCGCCGATTTCGGCTGCCAGGTGATGGGGGACAATATGGTCTGCGAGGACATGGTCGCCGGCGCGAAATGGCTGGAAGACCTTGGTTGCGACTACGTCATTCATCACATCGGTTATGACGAGCGCCGCGGTATTGCGGCGCGTGGATTGCGCATGCCGAGTCCCCTCGATCAACTGCGGGAAGTGGTCAACGCGGTGAAGATTCCGGTGCAAGCGGTCGGCGGCTTGTCGCTTGAGCAAGCGATTGCCTGTCCGTCGTACGGCGCTCCGCTGGTGGTGCTGGGAGCTCCGCTGACGATCGACGCCGACGCCTTTAAGACGGCCGACGGCAATCTGGAAGCTTCGCTCAAGCTGATCTGCGACGCCATTCACGCCCACGAAGACGTATAG
- a CDS encoding efflux transporter outer membrane subunit, with the protein MRRAPQPPATSPIGRIGLVVALACVGLAGIGCTSTRDWIANGFKVGPSYQTPAVPVAQDWIDATDKRVLASPVEGAAWWSTSFNDPVLNELVAEAYNQNLTVRQAGARIMQARALRQIAVGSFFPQQQDFSALYSHNLSTGFGPDRHFSTWRGSFGLAWEIDFWGRYRRAIESADADLDAAVYDYGDVVVTLVADVAATYIDIRTLQTRLELVQLNVENQRKTYEITEIRFKNGESSEVDVQQAKSSLVQTEALVPAVETSLRQSQNQLCVLLGMPPEEITELLGAGEIPNVESEIALGIPAASLLQRPDVRRAERNLAAQSALIGVAESELYPHITLTGTVGRSAQQFKDLFRHGSGFGSVGPSLEWNILNYGRIVGNVQFQDARFQELLAVYQQSVLTANQEAEDAIVQFLKSQELLRLQLEAAEAADKTNELITLQYAEGEEIDFNRVFNVQNTKTQQEVAAATAKGNVAQGVVSIYRALGGGWPSPYLNRPLAVTPEPNAEEIEAPNANEKLPIDEVLDNPVPPPMND; encoded by the coding sequence ATGCGACGTGCACCCCAGCCGCCTGCAACGAGCCCCATTGGCCGAATCGGTCTGGTGGTGGCCCTTGCCTGCGTCGGGCTGGCCGGGATCGGTTGCACCAGCACTCGCGACTGGATCGCCAACGGCTTTAAGGTCGGTCCCAGTTACCAAACTCCCGCGGTTCCGGTGGCACAAGACTGGATCGACGCCACCGACAAACGGGTTTTGGCCAGCCCGGTCGAAGGCGCCGCGTGGTGGTCGACTTCGTTTAATGACCCGGTTTTGAACGAGCTGGTCGCCGAGGCGTACAACCAGAACCTGACCGTCCGCCAGGCTGGGGCGCGAATCATGCAAGCCCGCGCCTTGCGTCAGATCGCCGTCGGCAGTTTCTTCCCGCAGCAGCAAGACTTCTCGGCCCTGTACTCTCACAACCTCTCGACCGGATTTGGACCGGATCGTCACTTCAGCACGTGGCGTGGTTCGTTTGGACTGGCCTGGGAAATCGACTTCTGGGGGCGATATCGTCGCGCAATCGAGTCGGCCGACGCCGATCTTGACGCCGCCGTCTACGACTATGGCGACGTCGTCGTGACGTTGGTCGCCGACGTCGCCGCCACCTACATCGATATCCGGACGTTGCAGACTCGGCTGGAGCTGGTCCAGTTGAACGTCGAGAACCAGCGGAAGACCTACGAGATCACCGAGATTCGCTTCAAAAACGGCGAATCGAGCGAGGTCGACGTCCAGCAGGCCAAGTCGAGCCTGGTGCAAACCGAGGCGCTCGTTCCGGCCGTCGAAACGTCGCTGCGGCAGTCGCAAAACCAATTGTGCGTCTTGCTCGGCATGCCGCCGGAAGAGATTACGGAACTGCTCGGCGCCGGGGAGATTCCGAATGTGGAGTCGGAAATCGCCCTTGGCATTCCAGCCGCATCGCTCCTCCAGCGTCCTGACGTTCGTCGGGCCGAGCGGAATCTGGCGGCGCAAAGCGCTTTGATCGGCGTCGCCGAATCGGAACTCTATCCGCACATCACGCTCACCGGCACCGTCGGGCGAAGCGCTCAGCAATTTAAGGATCTGTTCCGTCATGGCTCCGGGTTTGGCTCGGTGGGACCGTCCCTCGAATGGAACATCCTGAACTACGGCCGGATCGTCGGCAATGTGCAGTTCCAGGACGCACGCTTCCAAGAACTGCTGGCGGTCTACCAGCAGTCGGTCCTGACCGCCAATCAGGAAGCGGAAGACGCGATTGTTCAATTCCTCAAATCGCAAGAGTTGCTCCGTCTGCAACTGGAAGCGGCCGAAGCGGCCGACAAAACGAACGAGCTGATCACGTTGCAGTATGCGGAAGGGGAAGAGATCGACTTCAACCGCGTCTTCAACGTTCAAAATACGAAAACCCAACAGGAAGTCGCCGCGGCGACCGCCAAAGGAAACGTCGCCCAAGGGGTGGTTTCGATCTATCGTGCTCTCGGCGGCGGTTGGCCTTCCCCCTACCTCAATCGCCCGCTCGCCGTAACGCCGGAGCCGAATGCCGAGGAAATCGAAGCTCCGAACGCCAACGAAAAACTTCCCATTGACGAAGTGCTGGATAATCCCGTCCCACCGCCGATGAACGACTAG
- a CDS encoding XylR family transcriptional regulator: MAKREVALILNVNKPYGRKVVAGISRFTRQRGNWRLYVEDEPLAKVPNLIHWRGDGIIADLDDPNVLEAVDGIKTPLVNIGGGVLDPAWRFKSPYVTSDNPVVAQIAADHLMNQGYANFGYCGIRRTLFNPWVRIRGKAFAESVRDQGFSCSEFYGRHTTARQWESVQTEICKWLETLSLPVAIFACNDARARHVLEGCRRLGLRIPQDVGILGVDNDELMCDLTTPALSSISLGTDKIGYESANLLNDLMLGKAVSKRRRTLAIEPIGIVPRESTSTIAIADQEVARAVKFIRSNIGDGIQVMDVAKAVDLSRSTLDNRFKQILRRTVHDEIERVRLNFTKDLLATTDHTLAAIAQQTGFASVQYLATVFRQTTGQTPGEYRRQRSPTS, translated from the coding sequence ATGGCCAAACGCGAAGTCGCTCTGATCCTGAACGTCAACAAGCCGTACGGCCGCAAGGTGGTCGCTGGGATCTCTCGTTTCACGCGCCAGCGCGGTAACTGGCGACTCTATGTCGAAGACGAGCCGCTCGCGAAAGTGCCGAACCTCATCCATTGGCGCGGCGACGGCATCATCGCCGACTTGGACGATCCAAACGTCTTGGAAGCAGTCGACGGCATCAAGACGCCGCTGGTTAACATTGGCGGCGGGGTGCTCGACCCGGCTTGGAGGTTCAAGTCGCCATACGTTACGTCGGACAATCCGGTGGTCGCCCAGATCGCGGCCGACCATCTGATGAATCAAGGCTACGCCAACTTTGGTTATTGCGGTATTCGCCGTACGCTCTTCAATCCCTGGGTGCGAATTCGGGGGAAAGCGTTCGCCGAGTCGGTTCGCGATCAGGGCTTTTCCTGTTCTGAGTTTTACGGCCGTCATACGACTGCGCGGCAGTGGGAGTCGGTCCAGACCGAAATCTGCAAGTGGCTCGAAACGCTCTCGCTGCCGGTCGCGATCTTCGCCTGCAATGACGCGCGGGCTCGTCACGTATTGGAAGGGTGTCGCCGTTTGGGACTGCGCATTCCGCAAGACGTGGGGATCCTCGGCGTCGACAATGACGAACTGATGTGCGACCTGACGACCCCTGCCCTGTCGAGCATCTCGCTTGGCACCGACAAGATCGGTTACGAATCGGCGAACTTGCTGAATGACCTGATGCTTGGCAAGGCGGTGTCGAAGCGGCGACGGACGCTGGCGATCGAGCCGATCGGCATCGTACCGCGCGAGTCGACCAGCACCATTGCGATCGCCGATCAAGAGGTCGCCCGCGCCGTGAAGTTCATTCGCAGCAACATCGGCGACGGGATTCAAGTAATGGATGTCGCCAAAGCGGTCGACCTGTCGCGATCCACGCTCGACAACCGTTTCAAACAAATCCTGCGCCGCACAGTGCATGACGAAATCGAACGGGTGCGCCTGAACTTCACCAAAGATCTGCTGGCCACGACCGACCACACGTTGGCTGCGATCGCCCAGCAGACGGGATTTGCGTCGGTTCAGTACCTCGCTACCGTCTTCCGCCAAACAACCGGCCAGACGCCTGGTGAGTATCGCCGACAGCGGTCGCCGACGTCGTAG
- a CDS encoding efflux RND transporter periplasmic adaptor subunit, whose protein sequence is MTKIDYPVIVKTHAIVQPHNQVTLTSQVSGAVAKINPSFEVGAYFSKGDVLVEIDPSDYQTELAIAESNLAAKRSELKLAKLVEERKLRLVESNAVSQGEVESASASREQSEANVALAETAVEQAQLNLKRTKIVAPFDGRVMSKLIGLGQMAGSNSPLGEVFAIDYVEVRLPISGDQRKFLDLPEFAQDAPLTVELRDGIQASGGAVWTGKIVRTEGVLDPNSRDLFAIARIDDPFGRQTGKPPLRIGQPVIAGIEGNTLHDVIALPRGAVRELDQIVLVNRADQTLLPMKIKPLWSDETKVIVEASTIPSEMWIATTPMSFTPKGAKIEIIPPADGSISIADSAPAETDKSAAN, encoded by the coding sequence ATGACGAAGATCGATTACCCGGTCATCGTCAAGACGCACGCCATCGTCCAGCCGCACAACCAGGTAACGCTCACGTCGCAGGTCTCAGGCGCCGTGGCGAAGATCAATCCTTCGTTCGAGGTTGGCGCCTATTTCAGCAAGGGCGACGTCCTGGTTGAAATCGATCCGAGCGACTACCAAACGGAGCTGGCGATCGCCGAGTCGAACCTGGCCGCCAAGCGATCCGAACTGAAGCTGGCGAAGTTGGTCGAAGAACGCAAGCTGCGCTTGGTCGAATCGAACGCCGTGTCGCAAGGAGAAGTCGAATCGGCCTCGGCCAGCCGAGAACAGTCGGAAGCGAACGTCGCCCTGGCCGAAACGGCGGTCGAGCAAGCGCAACTCAATTTGAAGCGTACGAAGATCGTGGCGCCGTTCGATGGCCGCGTGATGTCGAAGCTGATCGGTCTTGGTCAGATGGCGGGATCGAATTCACCGCTGGGCGAAGTCTTCGCGATCGACTATGTCGAAGTTCGCTTGCCGATTTCGGGCGATCAGCGGAAGTTTCTCGACTTGCCCGAGTTCGCCCAAGACGCTCCTCTTACAGTCGAGCTGCGTGACGGGATTCAAGCGTCCGGGGGCGCCGTCTGGACCGGCAAGATTGTGCGAACCGAAGGGGTACTCGATCCGAACTCGCGGGATCTGTTCGCCATCGCGCGCATTGACGATCCGTTTGGACGACAGACGGGCAAGCCGCCGCTGCGCATCGGCCAACCGGTGATCGCAGGGATCGAAGGGAATACGCTGCACGATGTGATCGCTTTGCCCCGCGGCGCCGTCCGTGAATTGGATCAGATCGTCCTGGTCAACCGTGCTGATCAGACGCTGTTGCCGATGAAGATCAAGCCGCTCTGGTCGGACGAGACGAAGGTGATCGTCGAAGCGTCGACGATTCCGAGCGAAATGTGGATAGCGACGACTCCGATGTCGTTCACGCCGAAGGGGGCGAAGATTGAAATCATTCCCCCGGCGGATGGATCCATCTCGATCGCCGACTCCGCCCCCGCTGAAACCGACAAGAGCGCCGCTAACTAA
- a CDS encoding sodium:solute symporter family transporter has product MGSSELTLAANRLHALDWCVIGSYLAIMLAVGWYFSRRTETTDDYLLGGRQMNPWAVGLSLFATLLSTLTYLSMPGEMIKHGPMVIAMIASFPLIAWVVGWYIIPRFMELPVTSAYEVLEKKLGLSVRMLGSGLFLSLRLMWMAVVVYATVDTVLIPMLGWDKSAAPYICAILGIITVIYTSMGGLRAVVYTDVVQTFILLGGAILTMATITYSLGGVEYWWPTEWASNWAPIQVWFSPTSPRTIAGAALSGFTWYVCTAGSDQMAVQRYLATRDVAAARKMYFVSLGVAIFSTTFLAILGLALHGYFTANPQMLGEGMSIQADADKLFPHYILVALPTGVSGLVVAGLLAAAMSSLSSGLNSSCSVVTVDFVDRFRQQAQESEKESVGMSQHISWMIGAVVIGLSLFAGTVEGNLLDVTYKVVNLFVAPLFVLFFLALYIPWSNSLGAWIGVTLSIAVAVMISFYQLFGMNIFWIMPGSLIVGVVAGTLASLIPLPQPRRLEAIESAE; this is encoded by the coding sequence ATGGGCTCATCCGAACTTACGCTCGCCGCTAATCGACTCCACGCGCTCGATTGGTGCGTGATTGGGAGTTACCTGGCGATCATGCTGGCGGTCGGTTGGTACTTTAGTCGTCGCACGGAGACGACCGACGACTATTTGCTCGGCGGCCGACAAATGAATCCGTGGGCGGTTGGGCTCTCCCTCTTTGCGACGCTGCTGAGCACGCTCACCTATCTCTCGATGCCTGGCGAGATGATCAAGCATGGGCCGATGGTGATCGCGATGATCGCCTCGTTTCCGCTCATCGCGTGGGTCGTCGGCTGGTACATTATCCCGCGGTTCATGGAGCTTCCGGTCACCAGCGCCTACGAAGTGCTGGAAAAGAAGCTTGGGTTGAGCGTGCGAATGCTTGGTTCGGGCCTCTTTCTTTCGCTGCGCTTGATGTGGATGGCGGTGGTGGTCTACGCGACCGTCGACACGGTGCTGATTCCGATGCTTGGTTGGGACAAATCGGCCGCTCCTTACATCTGCGCAATTCTCGGAATCATCACTGTCATTTACACCTCGATGGGAGGACTGCGGGCGGTCGTCTATACCGACGTCGTGCAGACCTTCATCTTGCTCGGCGGAGCGATCCTGACCATGGCGACCATTACCTATAGCCTGGGAGGAGTTGAGTATTGGTGGCCGACTGAGTGGGCGTCGAACTGGGCGCCGATTCAGGTTTGGTTCTCGCCGACTTCTCCCCGTACGATCGCGGGCGCTGCGCTGTCTGGCTTCACTTGGTACGTCTGCACAGCAGGCTCAGATCAAATGGCGGTCCAGCGTTATCTCGCCACGCGCGACGTCGCCGCCGCTCGCAAGATGTATTTCGTGTCGCTCGGCGTCGCCATCTTCTCGACGACGTTTCTCGCGATCCTGGGCTTGGCTTTGCACGGCTACTTCACCGCCAATCCGCAGATGCTGGGCGAAGGGATGTCGATTCAGGCCGACGCCGACAAGCTCTTTCCGCATTACATCCTGGTCGCCTTGCCGACCGGCGTCAGCGGACTGGTCGTCGCCGGATTGCTCGCGGCGGCGATGTCATCCCTCTCGTCCGGACTCAACTCTTCCTGTTCGGTTGTGACGGTCGATTTCGTCGATCGCTTTCGCCAGCAAGCCCAGGAATCGGAGAAAGAAAGCGTTGGGATGTCGCAGCACATCTCCTGGATGATTGGCGCGGTCGTCATTGGCCTGAGTCTTTTCGCCGGAACGGTTGAAGGGAACTTGCTGGACGTCACTTATAAGGTAGTCAACTTGTTTGTGGCGCCACTCTTCGTCCTCTTCTTCCTCGCGCTCTACATTCCCTGGTCGAACTCACTGGGAGCCTGGATCGGCGTCACGTTGAGCATCGCCGTTGCGGTGATGATCTCGTTCTATCAGCTCTTCGGCATGAACATCTTCTGGATCATGCCTGGCTCGCTGATCGTTGGTGTCGTCGCCGGAACGCTGGCCAGCCTGATTCCGCTGCCGCAACCGCGCCGCTTGGAAGCGATCGAGAGCGCCGAATAG